One stretch of Paenibacillus sp. FSL R5-0341 DNA includes these proteins:
- the rluF gene encoding 23S rRNA pseudouridine(2604) synthase RluF, protein MRINKFISETGYCSRREADKLVDSGQVTINGVKAELGSQAEEGDDVRINGKPIKEKRKHVYIALNKPIGITSTTEQHIQGNIVDFVGHDERIFPIGRLDKDSEGLILMTNDGDIVNRILRAEGRHEKEYIVTVDRSVTPSFLRGMSTGVKILGEMTLPCTVTRMTDRVFRIILTEGKNRQIRRMCSAFGYEVRKLKRVRIMNIHLGEMATGAWRELTAAEKAELGGLLDYSLE, encoded by the coding sequence TTGCGTATTAATAAATTTATTAGTGAAACAGGTTATTGCTCCCGGCGTGAAGCCGACAAGTTGGTGGATAGTGGTCAGGTAACCATTAATGGAGTTAAGGCTGAACTGGGCAGTCAGGCAGAAGAAGGCGACGATGTACGAATTAATGGTAAGCCGATCAAGGAAAAGAGAAAACACGTATATATCGCGCTGAATAAACCGATTGGAATCACAAGTACAACCGAGCAGCATATTCAGGGTAATATCGTTGATTTTGTCGGGCACGATGAACGTATTTTTCCAATTGGACGTCTGGATAAGGACTCGGAAGGTTTGATCCTGATGACCAATGATGGGGATATTGTTAACCGGATTCTTAGAGCAGAAGGACGCCACGAGAAAGAGTATATCGTCACTGTTGATCGATCTGTAACCCCGAGTTTCCTTAGAGGTATGAGCACAGGAGTCAAGATTTTGGGCGAAATGACACTGCCATGTACAGTGACCCGGATGACGGATCGTGTATTCCGTATTATCCTGACCGAAGGAAAGAACCGCCAGATTCGGCGTATGTGTAGTGCCTTTGGATATGAGGTTCGTAAGCTGAAGCGGGTTCGGATCATGAACATCCATCTTGGAGAAATGGCAACAGGTGCATGGAGAGAGCTTACTGCCGCCGAAAAAGCGGAGCTGGGCGGACTGTTGGACTATTCACTGGAATAG
- the motA gene encoding flagellar motor stator protein MotA: MNISTIIGLVLGLASLVIGMMLKHAPVINLVNNPAAYMIIFVGTAASIFMAFPMSEVKRIPKLFGVLFKQQKLIDRVSLIGTFMDWASTTRREGLLALESKVEDIDDHFLRSGMRMIIDGNDQDFVSDVLMENIHTTEERHRSGALIFSQAGMYAPTLGVLGAVVGLIAALADLSDMDKLSQAIAAAFIATLLGIFTGYVLWHPMSNKLKRMSKQEMEIKLMMVEGLLSIQSGVSTIAINQKLSVFLTPSERKQLEEKEGSSGEKG; the protein is encoded by the coding sequence ATGAACATTTCAACAATTATTGGACTTGTTTTGGGACTCGCTTCACTTGTAATCGGTATGATGTTAAAGCATGCTCCCGTAATTAATCTGGTCAACAACCCAGCAGCCTACATGATTATATTTGTTGGTACCGCAGCAAGTATTTTTATGGCATTCCCTATGTCAGAAGTCAAAAGAATTCCGAAGCTCTTCGGAGTTTTGTTCAAACAGCAAAAATTGATCGATCGCGTATCCCTAATCGGCACGTTTATGGACTGGGCTTCCACTACCCGTCGTGAAGGTTTGCTTGCACTGGAATCAAAAGTAGAAGATATTGACGATCATTTCCTTCGCAGCGGCATGCGAATGATTATCGACGGGAACGATCAAGACTTTGTTAGCGATGTTTTAATGGAAAATATTCACACTACAGAGGAACGTCACCGCAGTGGTGCACTGATCTTCTCCCAAGCAGGTATGTATGCTCCAACACTTGGCGTTCTCGGAGCCGTAGTTGGTTTGATCGCAGCCCTTGCGGACCTTAGCGATATGGATAAGCTATCTCAAGCGATTGCAGCAGCATTCATCGCTACCCTCTTGGGTATCTTCACAGGTTATGTACTGTGGCATCCAATGTCCAACAAGCTGAAGCGGATGTCCAAGCAAGAGATGGAAATCAAACTCATGATGGTTGAGGGTCTGCTCTCGATTCAATCTGGTGTTTCCACCATTGCCATCAATCAGAAATTATCTGTATTCCTGACACCTTCCGAACGTAAACAACTGGAAGAGAAGGAGGGCTCATCAGGTGAAAAAGGCTAA
- a CDS encoding ATP-binding protein, whose protein sequence is MSIKTKLSMIMSCSVLVILVLNIALSYYTTEENLRQDSETKMVLTAKQIAIAVEQNQYSSDYVKRQIGNNLWLAAVMAAEELDPDINNITNEELVRLSQKVGVSHISLMEQTDDDIVVSRSSDPRELGLSTKSMTYWYQAFKQLFEKQQVTIPQGQKLEHFWSDGFEYSTSSPSDIDIWGYYHDGKRNYIINPFYNNTEVDDYVKISSPDEILNKIREVNPSILEITGINPLTFGSPNMGDDGRDSNFSKLNNRPIRFGTYQYGSTEEDHRAVVRAIRTGQNVSFVSETHEQKVLKSFIPIFTPNQSSYVISIVMDYKQISSMVSEQLVSHASISLVLLEIVIFGSYLLAGYITRPIQSILGKVNDVADGHFDFRLKVRRKDELGQLANRINAMIRNLGHYTSRLKQMYEENRAVKEHLESIINQTADAIHITDLEGKVLRVNRAFEQLYGFRSREVEGRNLKIIPPEAEEEMKRQHAQLVEGMSITSNETTWMKKDGTRVEVSVSTAPVRDEAGEITALISVSRDITSRNRMEELLRRSEKLTTVGQLAAGVAHEIRNPLTTLRGFLQLQQESNKLNHRHLDLMLSELDRINLIVGEFLILAKPQAVHFQNRDIRFILGDVISLLDSQAHLHGVEFVLRASSDSAMVHCEENQLKQVFINLLKNGMEAMPNGGSIHIKLKHDEQLNRVRIEIRDEGIGIPEEMMPKLGEPFFTNKESGTGLGLMVSQRIIQSHKGMMDIKSVMNKGTTVIIELPASEQQPEVIEADQVTDDTLTDEEK, encoded by the coding sequence TTGTCTATTAAAACGAAATTATCCATGATTATGTCGTGCTCAGTGCTCGTTATTTTAGTGTTGAATATCGCACTGAGTTATTATACTACAGAAGAGAATCTGAGGCAGGACAGTGAAACCAAGATGGTGCTCACTGCGAAGCAGATTGCAATTGCTGTCGAACAGAATCAATACAGTTCGGATTATGTAAAAAGACAGATTGGAAACAATCTGTGGCTTGCTGCTGTCATGGCGGCAGAAGAATTGGACCCGGATATTAATAATATCACAAATGAAGAACTTGTACGCTTGAGCCAAAAGGTCGGCGTTTCGCATATTTCGTTAATGGAGCAGACGGATGATGATATTGTGGTTAGCCGCTCCTCCGATCCGAGAGAGCTGGGGCTGTCCACCAAATCCATGACCTATTGGTATCAGGCATTTAAGCAGTTGTTTGAGAAACAACAGGTGACGATTCCCCAAGGGCAGAAGTTGGAACATTTCTGGTCAGATGGATTCGAGTATTCGACGTCTAGTCCTTCGGATATCGATATCTGGGGTTACTACCATGATGGAAAGAGAAACTACATAATCAATCCCTTCTATAATAATACGGAAGTTGATGACTATGTGAAAATCTCTAGTCCGGATGAGATTTTGAATAAAATTCGTGAGGTCAATCCCTCCATTCTGGAGATTACAGGCATCAATCCGTTAACTTTCGGCAGCCCCAACATGGGTGATGACGGAAGAGATTCGAACTTTAGCAAGTTGAATAACAGACCGATTCGTTTCGGCACATACCAATATGGTTCTACGGAAGAGGACCACCGTGCTGTGGTGCGCGCCATTCGAACAGGGCAGAATGTATCTTTTGTCAGCGAAACACACGAACAGAAGGTATTGAAGAGTTTTATTCCCATTTTCACACCCAATCAGTCTTCCTATGTCATCAGTATTGTCATGGACTATAAGCAAATATCCTCCATGGTATCTGAGCAGCTGGTGAGCCATGCCTCAATATCTTTGGTTTTGCTGGAGATCGTGATCTTTGGCAGCTATTTGCTCGCAGGCTATATTACGCGCCCGATCCAATCCATACTGGGCAAAGTGAATGATGTAGCCGATGGACACTTTGACTTCCGTCTGAAAGTCCGGAGGAAGGATGAACTTGGCCAACTGGCTAATCGTATTAATGCCATGATTCGCAATCTGGGCCATTATACGAGCCGTCTGAAACAGATGTATGAAGAGAATCGAGCGGTGAAAGAGCATCTGGAATCCATTATCAATCAGACAGCGGATGCCATTCACATTACGGATCTTGAAGGGAAAGTGCTGCGGGTTAACCGGGCATTTGAACAATTATATGGCTTTCGAAGTCGTGAGGTGGAAGGTCGTAACCTGAAGATCATTCCGCCAGAGGCAGAAGAAGAAATGAAACGTCAGCATGCCCAACTCGTTGAGGGGATGTCCATTACGTCCAACGAAACCACCTGGATGAAGAAAGACGGGACCCGGGTAGAGGTTAGTGTCAGTACGGCCCCGGTACGAGATGAGGCTGGAGAGATTACCGCGCTCATTAGTGTCTCCAGGGATATTACAAGTCGTAATCGTATGGAAGAGCTGCTCAGACGCTCTGAGAAGCTTACAACCGTGGGTCAGCTTGCAGCAGGCGTGGCGCATGAGATTCGTAATCCGTTAACCACGCTGCGCGGGTTCTTGCAGTTACAGCAAGAGAGCAATAAGCTGAATCATCGTCATCTGGATCTGATGTTATCGGAGCTGGATCGCATCAACCTTATTGTCGGTGAATTTCTGATTTTGGCCAAACCGCAGGCGGTTCATTTTCAGAATCGGGATATTCGTTTTATTCTCGGCGATGTCATCTCGTTACTGGATAGTCAGGCGCATCTGCATGGTGTAGAATTTGTACTGCGTGCCTCATCCGATTCTGCTATGGTACACTGTGAAGAGAACCAGTTGAAGCAGGTATTCATCAATTTGCTGAAAAATGGTATGGAGGCCATGCCAAATGGAGGAAGTATTCATATCAAGCTCAAGCATGATGAACAGCTCAACAGGGTCAGAATTGAGATCAGGGATGAAGGGATTGGTATCCCTGAAGAGATGATGCCCAAGCTCGGGGAGCCTTTCTTTACGAACAAAGAGTCTGGAACAGGGCTTGGCCTGATGGTCAGTCAGCGCATTATTCAATCACATAAGGGCATGATGGATATTAAAAGCGTCATGAACAAGGGAACAACGGTTATTATTGAACTGCCTGCATCCGAGCAACAACCGGAAGTTATTGAGGCAGATCAGGTAACGGATGACACACTTACAGATGAAGAGAAATAG
- the motB gene encoding flagellar motor protein MotB, with translation MKKAKKHEPHEEHIDESWLLPYSDLMTLLLALFIVLFGMSSIDAAKFEQMASALNSALNGGSGILDHSSMNPDTPGADLGKNKQEPTEITKKTPAQITDAQMAKKEQEDLEKLKERLDKYISKNGLSDQLNTKLNQSELKITISDNALFSSGRADVKPESRSLAKAISSMLQEFPEYEVVVSGHTDNIPISNNQYKDNWDLSADRALNFLKILLLNSQLDPSKFTPSGYGEYHPIASNDTNTGRAQNRRVEVSIIRKYQSNNTNVKAVGEGN, from the coding sequence GTGAAAAAGGCTAAGAAGCACGAACCACATGAAGAGCATATAGACGAGAGCTGGTTGCTTCCCTATTCCGACTTGATGACCTTGTTGCTCGCTCTGTTTATTGTATTGTTCGGTATGAGTTCAATCGATGCAGCCAAGTTCGAGCAAATGGCTTCCGCACTAAACAGTGCATTAAATGGAGGTTCCGGAATTCTTGACCATTCGTCCATGAATCCGGATACGCCAGGTGCTGATTTGGGTAAGAACAAACAGGAACCTACAGAAATCACCAAGAAAACACCAGCTCAGATTACGGATGCACAGATGGCTAAGAAAGAACAAGAAGATTTGGAGAAACTCAAAGAGCGACTCGACAAATATATCTCGAAGAACGGGCTCTCGGACCAGCTGAACACCAAGCTGAATCAGTCTGAATTGAAGATCACCATCAGTGATAACGCCCTGTTCTCCTCAGGCCGAGCAGATGTGAAGCCTGAATCACGATCCCTGGCCAAAGCAATCTCAAGCATGCTGCAGGAGTTCCCTGAATATGAAGTGGTTGTATCCGGTCATACCGATAATATTCCCATTTCGAACAACCAATATAAGGATAACTGGGATCTAAGCGCAGATCGTGCGCTCAACTTCCTGAAAATCCTGTTGCTAAACTCGCAATTGGACCCTTCCAAATTCACACCAAGTGGTTATGGAGAGTATCACCCGATTGCCAGCAATGACACCAATACCGGACGGGCACAGAATCGCCGCGTAGAGGTTTCGATCATTCGGAAGTATCAAAGTAACAATACCAATGTAAAAGCCGTGGGCGAAGGAAACTAG